One genomic region from Torulaspora delbrueckii CBS 1146 chromosome 4, complete genome encodes:
- the TDEL0D03300 gene encoding tetratricopeptide repeat protein (ancestral locus Anc_3.296) — MDHIASLSNEITLACGSLALRMNKMSLTLELVSRVLEKNPSDKAALMLLAKTHLLKNEYSDVIGLLQAVDKDRKLWEVFSLACYKLIRFDLAVEAIGHCEEEDDKHDEDINLGVRHLECRILLLADAKKYPLEATVQKFERTLKLTQRSKRPSIHLEALFTRAQLFEKNNQWGKCCNDLQDSIDILQSPDAVNHFHVKDFIFKATFAYIYKVFLSWKMHANTQLIDQLFRDSMKFAHTTRTLQSVNLAQFIYKMLSHQEIDLQGFMNEVASYTDDLRPFACYIVARALIESDLQGNDAKAFEYLQLSLTLNKNKPHVWISMGSMFLRSKRIPDALSAYSKALELVHSTKETHNFLSKHLLPGLNENVKSFAYFGTAQAYMMSNDIDNASVALRQCLNSLSGDDKDAMEKSGLEDLINVLNISMSVDLEKLKESLTIPEIPLSLFLNPMFYLQESQVFQIKETVLETSRTTLKSMPLAIPPTTTESTPKNNPNFKKKIMKKPHETVKPSKLRRRKRNDIFRRANLSISKNKHITNHPKKKQSHHPENDNHTPNTPASNNHTHSYDHPILHNRDSSNRVNETNSNSNHQDSQINNNTTGIEHINIQSFPSIPSSTIYDSNFIPQYGSLYVNNEQSHLTRAAPFNHTNITASNTPSIYPHPAQVIHYFQPVDFPASPSFYYPQPSLEEAYRNNSNGMDSHSPPQTYGRPVMMPQYSNSFYPSDQPRFSASLPTRTAPFMTQQPLQQQRPFLPADNSNCDSTSGDSSQIASFIN; from the coding sequence ATGGACCATATCGCTTCCTTGAGTAATGAAATAACTTTGGCGTGTGGGAGTTTGGCGCTTCGAATGAATAAGATGTCTTTAACTTTAGAGCTTGTTTCTCgtgttcttgaaaagaacCCGAGTGACAAGGCAGCTTTAATGTTATTGGCAAAAACtcatttgttgaaaaatgaataTAGCGATGTGATAGGGTTACTGCAGGCGGTAGACAAGGATCGGAAGTTGTGGGAagttttttctttggcttgTTATAAGTTGATTCGATTTGATTTAGCTGTAGAGGCTATTGGTCActgtgaagaagaggatgataaaCATGACGAGGATATCAATCTTGGCGTGCGTCATTTGGAGTGTAGAATCTTGTTGTTGGCTGATGCGAAGAAATATCCGTTGGAAGCCACTGTACAGAAGTTTGAAAGGACGCTAAAATTGACGCAACGGTCCAAAAGGCCTTCGATTCATCTGGAGGCACTTTTCACTAGAGCccaattgtttgaaaaaAACAATCAATGGGGGAAATGTTGTAACGATTTACAGGACTCTATCGATATTTTGCAAAGTCCAGATGCAGTAAACCATTTCCATGTGAAAGATTTTATCTTCAAGGCGACTTTTGCCTATATCTATAAGGTTTTTCTATCATGGAAAATGCATGCTAATACACAACTGATTGATCAGTTGTTCCGTGACTCGATGAAATTTGCTCATACTACCAGGACGCTGCAATCAGTCAACTTGGCGCAATTCATATACAAGATGCTTAGCCACCAGGAAATCGATCTCCAAGGATTTATGAACGAGGTGGCTTCTTATACAGATGACCTCAGGCCTTTTGCGTGTTATATTGTTGCAAGAGCTTTAATTGAGTCTGACTTGCAGGGAAACGATGCAAAGGCTTTTGAGTATTTACAGCTGTCATTGACATTGAATAAAAACAAGCCTCACGTGTGGATATCAATGGGATCCATGTTCTTAAGGAGCAAGAGGATTCCTGATGCTTTATCGGCGTATTCTAAGGCACTAGAATTAGTTCATTCAACCAAGGAAACTCACAATTTTCTATCGAAACACTTACTTCCCGGTCTTAATGAAAATGTCAAGTCCTTTGCTTATTTCGGTACTGCCCAAGCTTATATGATGTCAAATGACATTGATAACGCATCGGTGGCTTTGAGACAATGTTTAAATTCCTTATCGGGCGACGATAAAGATGCAATGGAAAAGAGTGGGctggaagatttgatcaatgtctTGAACATATCAATGTCTGTCGACTTGGAAAAATTAAAGGAAAGTTTGACTATCCCAGAAATTCCACTCTCATTGTTCTTAAACCCGATGTTCTATCTTCAGGAGAGTCAAGTTTTCCAAATCAAGGAAACAGTACTCGAAACTTCACGCACAACATTGAAATCAATGCCACTCGCCATACCTCCAACCACCACTGAGTCAACCCCAAAGaacaatccaaattttaAGAAAAAAATTATGAAGAAACCACATGAAACCGTTAAACCTTCAAAGCTTCGTAGAAGGAAACGGAACGATATCTTTAGAAGAGCCAACCTATCAATCTCCAAGAACAAACACATTACTAATCACcccaagaagaaacaatcGCATCATCCTGAAAACGACAATCATACTCCTAATACTCCTGCATCAAATAATCATACCCATAGCTACGACCATCCCATTTTGCATAATCGCGACTCAAGTAACCGCGTTAATGAAACCAATTCAAATTCCAATCATCAAGATTCTCAAATCAATAACAACACCACTGGCATCGAGCATATCAATATTCAATCATTCCCATCAATCCCGTCATCAACTATTTATGATTCCAATTTTATTCCGCAGTATGGTTCTCTCTACGTCAATAATGAACAGAGTCACCTCACTCGCGCTGCACCATTCAATCACACAAACATTACTGCATCAAACACACCTAGCATTTATCCACATCCAGCACAAGTGattcattattttcaacCTGTTGATTTTCCTGCATCTCCATCATTTTATTATCCGCAACCATCTCTTGAAGAGGCTTACAGAAATAACTCAAACGGCATGGACTCTCATTCACCACCCCAAACTTATGGCCGTCCCGTAATGATGCCACAATattcaaattcattctACCCCTCGGATCAGCCGAGATTCTCGGCAAGCTTACCAACCCGAACTGCACCCTTCATGACCCAACAACCACTACAACAGCAACGCCCATTTCTGCCAGCTGATAATTCTAATTGCGATTCTACTTCTGGTGATTCGTCGCAAATCGCTAGCTTTATAAATTAG
- the ECM8 gene encoding Ecm8p (similar to Saccharomyces cerevisiae ECM8 (YBR076W); ancestral locus Anc_3.297) translates to MHDYSDLLPIASDLEYWIDSSSTYVDDDSHLETDRDSGLDTLDCFSKRKLPANREASLSQDVFLELVPRDSLCKHSLLPRQHRVLVLPRSFQHHRIQKWLKSQILEQGFDLKKNFQCPPSRCSNDQSNANACSDLNWISYRYMRVSSAGKQVMCRLCHGRNWISSCSFFKHLFLAHGIMTQVKSNYASNFQVETFKITDYFTVKVQTIQSVEFTRNLLPYLEVSLVPLPEKKFSKVLNNGFRRTHVVCPHCSKWIRLGWCEYDEIIRQDFEDFDSFRNLNIENYSKISYVQKRDRDSIEGLYENYFIHYIECDFTRFQSKYLYVQIV, encoded by the coding sequence ATGCATGATTACTCAGATTTGCTTCCGATTGCTAGTGATTTAGAATATTGGATAGATAGTAGTTCAACATACGTGGACGATGATAGTCATCTGGAAACCGATAGAGATAGCGGTTTAGACACTCTGGATTGCTTTTCGAAACGGAAATTACCAGCTAACCGAGAGGCTAGTTTATCTCAAGACGTATTTTTGGAGTTAGTCCCGAGAGACTCGCTTTGTAAACATTCTTTGTTACCACGACAACACAGAGTGTTGGTTCTGCCCAGGTCGTTTCAACATCATAGGATTCAaaaatggttgaaaagTCAGATTTTGGAACAAGggtttgatttgaagaaaaatttcCAGTGTCCACCAAGTCGTTGTAGTAATGATCAGTCGAATGCCAATGCTTGTAGTGATTTGAATTGGATTTCTTATCGATACATGAGGGTTTCTTCCGCGGGAAAACAGGTCATGTGTAGATTATGCCACGGGAGGAACTGGATTTCGAGTtgcagtttcttcaagcaTCTTTTCCTAGCTCATGGCATAATGACGCAGGTTAAATCTAATTATGCCTCAAACTTCCAAGTAGAGACCTTCAAGATAACGGACTATTTTACCGTTAAGGTACAAACAATTCAGTCAGTCGAGTTTACTAGAAACTTATTACCATATCTGGAGGTTTCGTTAGTTCCGCTGCCAGAGAAAAAGTTCTCAAAAGTGCTAAACAATGGGTTTAGAAGAACGCACGTTGTCTGCCCACATTGCTCGAAATGGATTCGGTTGGGATGGTGTGAATATGATGAGATAATAAGGCAGGACTTCGAGGATTTTGACTCTTTTagaaatttgaatattGAAAACTATTCCAAGATTTCTTATGTGCAGAAACGGGACCGAGATTCCATCGAAGGTTTGTATGAGAATTATTTCATTCATTATATCGAATGTGATTTCACGAGATTCCAATCTAAATATTTATACGTTCAAATTGTTTAA
- the HEM12 gene encoding uroporphyrinogen decarboxylase HEM12 (similar to Saccharomyces cerevisiae HEM12 (YDR047W); ancestral locus Anc_3.294), translating into MGSSQSVASQDFAQLKNDLLLRAARGERVERPPCWIMRQAGRYLPEYHEVKNGRDFFETCRDAEIASEITIQPVRRYAGLLDAAIIFSDILVIPQAMGMKVEMVEGHGPSFPEPLRTVDDLVKVLDYEVDVLKELDWAFKAITLTRKKLDGQVPLFGFCGGPWTLLVYMTEGGGSRLFRFAKTWINEHPDWSHKLLQKITDVAIEFLAQQVVAGAQILQVFESWGGELSSDDFDEFSLPYLKEIAAKVPKRLAELGVTENIPMIVFAKGSWYALDKLCGAGYNAVSLDWLWNPKEATKINDGRVTLQGNFDPGAIYGTNENITKKVEKMIKGFGGGKQHYIVNFGHGTHPFMDTEKIRFFLEECHRIGSQK; encoded by the coding sequence ATGGGCTCATCACAATCAGTCGCTAGTCAGGACTTtgctcaattgaaaaatgacCTACTATTGAGGGCTGCTAGAGGTGAAAGAGTTGAGAGGCCTCCATGCTGGATTATGCGTCAGGCGGGACGTTATCTGCCTGAATATCATGAAGTCAAGAATGGTCgtgatttctttgagacATGCCGTGATGCAGAGATCGCTTCTGAGATCACTATTCAGCCGGTAAGACGTTATGCTGGTTTGCTGGATGCTgctatcatcttcagtGACATCCTTGTGATCCCCCAAGCAATGGGTATGAAAGTGGAGATGGTTGAAGGTCATGGTCCCAGCTTCCCAGAACCTTTAAGGACTGTGGATGATCTCGTAAAAGTCCTAGATTATGAAGTTGACgtcttgaaagaattggacTGGGCATTTAAGGCAATTACCTTGACGAGAAAGAAACTAGACGGCCAGGTTCCTCTATTTGGATTCTGCGGTGGTCCATGGACTTTGTTGGTTTACATGACTGAAGGTGGTGGTTCCCGTTTGTTCAGATTTGCGAAGACATGGATTAACGAGCATCCCGACTGGTCACACAAGCTGCTACAAAAGATTACAGACGTAGCAATTGAGTTCCTTGCTCAACAAGTTGTTGCAGGTGCTCAGATTCTTCAAGTCTTCGAGAGTTGGGGTGGTGAGCTATCGTCCGACGACTTCGATGAGTTCTCCCTTCcttacttgaaagaaattgctgCCAAGGTTCCAAAGAGACTAGCAGAATTGGGTGTTACAGAAAACATACCAATGATTGTCTTTGCTAAGGGCTCATGGTATGCTTTGGACAAACTTTGTGGTGCTGGCTACAACGCCGTATCTCTGGATTGGTTATGGAATCCAAAAGAGGCTACTAAGATCAATGACGGTCGCGTAACCCTGCAAGGTAATTTCGACCCTGGTGCAATATATGGTACCAATGAGAATATCACCAAGAAAGTCgagaagatgataaagGGCTTTGGTGGTGGTAAGCAGCATTATATTGTAAATTTTGGTCATGGAACGCATCCATTTATGGACACCGAGAAGATCAGATTTTTCCTAGAAGAATGCCACAGAATTGGTTCTCAAAAATAA
- the DBF4 gene encoding protein serine/threonine kinase activating protein DBF4 (similar to Saccharomyces cerevisiae DBF4 (YDR052C); ancestral locus Anc_3.299) — protein MVARSPLRETDANLQQRPVDVGEDGIVRGGLVTKKRTLERIELQERKKCKAERARSIEGAVKVNKTTAMKNIEPKVTPSELLDWQNNWKRIMRRESRIYFDTADETESSKLVKSKMDKRKDLLKSGFVSLGAQITQFFDCNVTIVITRRPIDNIHLLPESDILSRAKKGYMKVWGYEKAFRFLKNLDVELHDLEKTRQTWMHLACQIYCKMKSCMVRPIETPGLDAMIFNYFKFPHVYMFDLWQTWAPIITLEWKPQELKDLKKLPYPVLKMGTFGRCPFIGDGNCDETSYRRVIKRYARDKSNKNYALKLRRMYQFSAQPNLHQQELIIIPHTCLDSKRCYETWKSTVSEESGEEEQTSSASCKESSKTLKIRQEPSVEVGELVLEPKKPATMGLARQETEEFPDDLCDKKKSRVTQEIKASGAHQSNDVATSFGNGLGPTTASVMNKNLKTLSRLVVDRRLGAKATNVPHGPAPQCNESVQKPAEINDEQTTKKRKVEAKVTQPTKNEVVKNAGYCENCRVKYESLDGHIVTEKHQLFAQNDFNFEMIDSLIEKLRFQF, from the coding sequence ATGGTGGCACGTTCTCCTTTGAGAGAGACTGACGCAAATCTGCAACAGCGACCTGTGGATGTTGGTGAAGATGGCATCGTTCGCGGTGGTTTGGttacgaagaagaggactTTGGAACGGATTGAGCTTCAGGAACGGAAGAAATGTAAAGCCGAACGTGCTAGGTCCATTGAAGGGGCTGTCAAAGTCAATAAGACTACTgcgatgaagaatattGAACCAAAAGTGACGCCATCTGAACTATTGGACTGGCAAaacaattggaaaagaattATGAGACGTGAATCGCGTATTTATTTCGATACCGCTGATGAGACTGAGTCGAGTAAACTTGTTAAGAGTAAGATGGATAAGAGGAAAGATTTGTTAAAGAGTGGGTTTGTATCATTGGGAGCTCAAATCactcaattcttcgattGTAACGTTACGATTGTTATTACAAGGCGACCTATTGATAATATACACCTGCTGCCTGAGTCAGATATTTTATCCCGAGCTAAGAAGGGCTATATGAAAGTTTGGGGTTACGAAAAGGCATTTAGATTCTTAAAGAATTTGGATGTCGAACTACATGACCTGGAGAAAACAAGGCAAACTTGGATGCACCTAGCTTGTCAAATTTAttgcaaaatgaaaagttgTATGGTCCGACCGATAGAGACCCCAGGACTCGACGCGATGATATTCAATTACTTTAAATTCCCACATGTTTACATGTTTGATCTGTGGCAAACATGGGCTCCTATCATAACTTTGGAATGGAAGCCTCAGGAACTtaaggatttgaaaaaattgcCATATCCAGTGTTAAAGATGGGtacttttggaagatgtcCCTTCATAGGTGACGGAAATTGTGATGAGACATCCTACAGAAGAGTTATTAAGAGATACGCTCGTGATAAATCGAACAAGAACTACGCTTTGAAGCTACGCCGCATGTACCAATTTAGCGCCCAACCTAATTTGCATCAACAGGAATTAATCATCATACCACATACATGTCTGGACTCTAAGCGATGTTACGAGACATGGAAATCGACAGTATCAGAAGAATCcggtgaagaagagcagACATCTAGTGcctcttgcaaagaatcttcaaagactttgaagattCGACAGGAACCTTCTGTTGAAGTTGGCGAATTGGTACTGGAACCAAAGAAGCCCGCGACAATGGGATTAGCAAGGCAGGAAACTGAGGAGTTTCCGGATGATTTGTGtgataagaagaaatcaagagtCACTCAGGAGATCAAGGCAAGTGGGGCTCACCAGTCTAACGATGTGGCTACATCTTTTGGTAACGGTCTGGGCCCCACAACGGCTAGTgtgatgaacaagaacCTCAAGACGTTGAGCAGGCTAGTTGTGGACAGGAGATTGGGAGCAAAGGCTACTAACGTTCCTCACGGGCCAGCCCCGCAGTGTAACGAATCAGTACAGAAACCTGCGGAGATTAATGACGAACAAACAACGAAGAAAAGAAAAGTAGAGGCAAAAGTGACACAACCTACCAAGAACGAAGTAGTGAAAAATGCCGGGTACTGTGAAAATTGTCGTGTCAAGTACGAAAGTCTCGACGGCCACATTGTTACTGAAAAGCATCAACTATTTGCACAAAACgatttcaatttcgaaATGATAgattctttgattgaaaagcttaGATTCCAGTTCTAA
- the SLM4 gene encoding Slm4p (similar to Saccharomyces cerevisiae SLM4 (YBR077C); ancestral locus Anc_3.300) encodes MIIQSRNVKTLLDTLLKPVEIEPISFTTNPLQSSVLLASTNGSVISFSNSSSVNGDSHSVNNLKMMSLLIRDKWSEDQAQTDDRPASNRYKYELDNTGLNTNIYTYEIEDLHACVAQIPQSDLLLLFIADASYPYGLLVLKMKKSLLAFQDMYGYKLD; translated from the coding sequence ATGATAATCCAGTCAAGAAACGTCAAAACACTACTAGATACACTCCTAAAACCTGTTGAGATCGAACCAATTTCCTTCACGACAAACCCTTTACAATCCTCGGTTTTACTAGCGAGCACCAATGGCTCAGTAATTTCATTCTCAAACAGCTCCTCGGTCAATGGTGACAGCCACTCTGTGAATAACCTTAAGATGATGAGCCTACTGATCAGAGATAAGTGGTCAGAGGATCAGGCACAAACGGATGATCGTCCTGCTAGTAATCGTTACAAGTACGAATTGGACAATACAGGTCTAAACACAAACATCTACACCTACGAGATAGAAGATCTACATGCGTGTGTGGCCCAAATACCGCAGAGCGACCTGCTCCTCCTTTTCATCGCAGACGCAAGCTACCCATACGGACTGCTCGTGCTtaagatgaagaaatcgCTGCTGGCTTTTCAAGATATGTATGGATACAAGCTGGACTAG
- the PFF1 gene encoding Pff1p (similar to Saccharomyces cerevisiae YBR074W; ancestral locus Anc_3.295) has translation MLAEVFRSIFRFRKTTVSLLCVLTYAIIGILYVYDHTHYKYVLPSSSDFHRSSTLLENAWLDLQNITETFHPYTSRANVEVHDYLLDRVTNITQSVPYAKVSDDVAERRSTIVKRVNKVNSTTSFGQISYFESGNILVKLEGKISELPALLLSAHYDSVPTGHGATDDGKGIVSLLGILDYYAAEQPKRTMLFNFNNNEEFGLLGAEAFFSHPWSNLTLYFINLEGTGTGGKSVLFRTSDASTAKMYQKAVVKSPFGNSIYQQGFNDRLVRSETDFVVYARKELRGFDIAFYKPRDLYHTIKDSIQYTSREALWHMFHTAWQLSDYMVMNSNIDDEDFTAAVYFDILGLRFVTISAKTLFRSGSTLLVLMPVLTFLVDFIGRKKNKETKGFWNIWLRLPLSLAISIGLVRGTQSFIQAVNPFIISRDYLSPLFALSSEFVLINYLVLSLFEYLSRTADFKTIALRELAVLLWINLFVQTVKLYTSGYKETGTYPFTIFYMTTSLGCIMGYICRSFGKKRAEPVASKRPQAETSYGSQIVDEERGGEPDQQSIGSGRSSGINENGSQHEHSEEVPLDERAPLLQTSKSKDDHKSKPIVKGLITKALNYDWSLQFLITLPIATFFLFNSVDLILDALNQTIQEGSKSTINTWNILFLGSILIVLPLLPFTYKLNYLVGLLFAISFGISLALSLLQSPFTEQSPLKLRFEQTVDMNNSTDAIVSVLGRKGGFVSSVLDDLPSVKEQRKQVWCESLGDGNEQCSYVGYPPNLFDSSSPLKPQDIFAIEILKDDRNSADRSSYAPINAVLRINARENRACKVRFNSNFNTNSPVRQITIDKEGMGKNTTLEVIKLSSGINEVQLHKLDFDKPYYNIGVQWLPNIINTNSKREDRDADALEVTVTCFWGEYDSESQLGHSHKRKLPAFDELLEYSPVNVIYTNREKGLFKFMDSVTL, from the coding sequence ATGCTGGCTGAGGTCTTTAGGTCCATTTTTCGGTTTCGTAAGACGACCGTTAGTCTGTTATGTGTGCTGACTTACGCGATAATTGGGATATTATACGTCTACGACCACACCCATTATAAATATGTATTACCTTCGTCGAGTGATTTCCATAGATCTTCAACACTTTTGGAGAATGCATGGCTAGATTTACAAAATATTACGGAAACTTTCCACCCTTATACTTCCAGGGCCAATGTCGAAGTCCATGACTACCTCCTCGATCGTGTTACAAATATTACTCAATCAGTACCATATGCAAAGGTTTCCGATGATGTTGCGGAAAGAAGAAGCACTATTGTCAAGCGAGTTAACAAGGTCAACAGTACCACGAGCTTTGGTCAAATCTCTTATTTTGAATCTGGTAACATCCTTGTTAAACTAGAGGGAAAAATATCTGAGTTGCCTGCTTTGCTCCTTTCTGCTCATTATGATTCAGTGCCAACTGGTCATGGTGCAACCGATGATGGCAAAGGAATTGTGTCACTACTGGGGATTCTAGATTATTACGCTGCTGAACAACCAAAGAGAACGATGCTATTCAACTTCAATAATAACGAAGAATTTGGTTTGCTGGGGGCAGAAGCGTTCTTTTCCCACCCGTGGTCCAACCTCACACTCTATTTTATCAATCTGGAGGGAACTGGAACTGGAGGTAAGTCAGTACTTTTCAGAACATCCGATGCTTCAACGGCAAAAATGTACCAAAAGGCCGTCGTTAAGTCACCATTCGGGAACTCGATATACCAGCAAGGTTTCAATGATAGGTTAGTGAGAAGCGAAACGGATTTTGTTGTTTACGCTCGAAAGGAATTGCGAGGATTCGATATTGCCTTTTATAAACCCAGAGATCTTTATCATACCATCAAGGACTCTATCCAATATACTTCTAGAGAAGCGCTATGGCATATGTTTCACACGGCTTGGCAGTTAAGCGATTACATGGTCATGAACTCCAACattgatgacgaggatTTCACAGCAGCTGTTTATTTTGACATACTGGGTCTCCGTTTCGTGACAATTAGTGCTAAGACGCTATTTCGCTCGGGTAGTACCTTATTGGTCTTAATGCCAGTATTGACTTTTCTCGTGGATTTTATcggaagaaagaagaacaaggagACGAAGGGGTTTTGGAACATATGGTTGAGACTTCCTTTGTCACTAGCGATTTCTATTGGTCTCGTCCGTGGGACACAATCTTTCATACAGGCGGTAAACCCTTTCATTATTTCTCGCGACTATTTGAGCCCATTGTTCGCTCTATCGTCCGAGTTTGTCCTGATCAACTACCTGGTTTTATCTCTGTTCGAATACTTGTCTCGGACCGCCGATTTTAAGACTATAGCATTAAGAGAGCTGGCTGTTCTATTGTggatcaatcttttcgtTCAAACAGTGAAACTTTACACCTCGGGCTACAAAGAAACTGGAACCTACCCATTCACAATTTTCTACATGACAACTTCACTCGGTTGCATCATGGGTTACATTTGTCGTTCGTTtgggaagaagagagctgAACCAGTTGCATCAAAAAGACCTCAAGCAGAGACCTCGTATGGCTCTCAAATCGTCGATGAAGAACGAGGTGGTGAGCCGGATCAGCAATCTATTGGTAGTGGGCGTTCAAGCGgtatcaatgaaaatggAAGTCAGCATGAACATTCAGAGGAAGTACCACTAGATGAGAGAGCACCACTTCTTCAGACCAGTAAAAGTAAGGACGATCACAAAAGCAAACCAATTGTCAAAGGACTTATCACTAAAGCGCTAAATTACGACTGGAGTTTACAATTTCTAATCACGCTGCCAATTGCAACTTTTTTTCTGTTCAACAGTGTCGATTTGATACTCGATGCTTTGAATCAAACCATACAGGAGGGGTCAAAGTCCACCATTAACACCTGGAACATTCTATTCCTTGGTAGCATCCTGATCGTATTACCTTTGTTACCCTTCACCTACAAATTGAATTACCTAGTCGGACTTTTATTTGCTATATCTTTCGGTATTTCCCTGGCTCTCTCTTTATTACAGTCTCCATTCACAGAGCAGTCTCCTCTCAAATTGCGGTTTGAACAAACAGTGGATATGAATAATAGTACGGATGCTATAGTTAGCGTGCTTGGGAGAAAGGGAGGTTTTGTCTCATCTGTGTTGGATGACCTACCTAGCGTCAAGGAGCAGAGAAAGCAAGTTTGGTGCGAAAGCTTGGGTGATGGAAACGAGCAATGTTCTTATGTGGGGTATCCTCCCAACCTCTTCGACTCCAGCAGTCCGTTGAAGCCACAAGACATATTCgctattgaaattttgaaagatgatagAAACTCGGCTGATAGATCTTCTTATGCCCCCATCAACGCTGTATTGAGAATAAACGCTAGAGAAAACAGAGCATGTAAGGTGAGATTCAACTCCAATTTCAACACCAATTCACCTGTGCGGCAAATTACAATAGACAAAGAGGGTATGGGTAAAAACACTACACTCGAGGTCATCAAACTGTCTTCGGGGATCAATGAAGTTCAGTTGCATAAGCTAGATTTCGATAAACCCTACTACAACATCGGGGTTCAATGGCTACCCAACATAATCAACACTAATAGTAAGCGGGAAGATAGAGATGCAGATGCTTTAGAAGTAACCGTCACTTGCTTCTGGGGAGAATATGACTCGGAAAGCCAACTCGGACACAGTCATAAAAGGAAGTTACCtgcttttgatgaacttctAGAATACTCTCCCGTGAACGTGATTTACACTAATAGAGAGAAGGGTCTGTTCAAATTCATGGATAGTGTTACTCTATGA